The following are encoded together in the Coregonus clupeaformis isolate EN_2021a chromosome 24, ASM2061545v1, whole genome shotgun sequence genome:
- the LOC121538031 gene encoding zinc transporter ZIP10-like isoform X2, which produces MSPLLTLAVFVCLLEFGTGARPSLSGIVETPWNTTDSTSNGSRHEVYYLQRLFHQYGDNGTLSYKGMQKLLGSLGLGQVSVLEISHRGLRHNHNTLTPPHPQFHDQETDTPSPSRPIQPPPSANAARTPQPGISGPAGSGSKEGSTFSSDHVIKEEVLLWSSPIAHTIPVQGMFDSLVSNHPTMRHLHGNCLNVTQLLWNFGLEKASHITPAHFTLLCPALLYQIESGVCLRHPETHGAESERSVTFLKALGWSSLALVVISLPSLLALSLVPLLPPDRLRSFLCPMTALAVGTLCGDALLHLLPHAKIGPQSSHSEEQDSILKGLCVLGGCYFLFIFESLLGLRTHYKKAKRKRKEQNTSVDLYPERELTALQSETQPSEHGHGHSHSHGPPSKEQAGIGSLVWMVVMGDGIHNLTDGLAIGAAFSQSLAGGLSTTIAVFCHELPHELGDLAVLLGAGWPVRRLVLFSAVSALLGFVGLLTGSVLGHQSAQISPWILTLTAGVFLYVALADMLPEMLHGDPGPMGPWTRFLLQNLGLLAGGAIMLCIALFEDRIAFNLGDV; this is translated from the exons GTCTACTACTTGCAGCGTCTGTTCCATCAGTATGGAGACAATGGGACTCTGTCCTATAAGGGCATGCAGAAGTTACTGGGCAGCCTGGGACTAGGGCAGGTCAGTGTGTTGGAGATCAGCCACCGAGGTTTGAGGCACAACCATAACACTCTGACACCCCCTCACCCACAATTTCATGATCAGGAAACAGACACCCCCAGTCCAAGTAGGCCTATTCAACCACCCCCCTCTGCAAATGCAGCCAG AACCCCACAGCCTGGGATATCAGGGCCTGCTGGATCTGGGTCTAAAGAGGGCAGCACATTTTCCTCTGATCATGTGATTAAGGAAGAGGTCCTTCTGTGGTCATCCCCTATTGCACACACTATTCCTGTCCAAGGAATGTTTGACTCCCTTGTGTCAAATCACCCCACTATGAGGCATCTTCATGGGAAC TGTCTGAACGTTACTCAACTCTTGTGGAATTTCGGTCTGGAAAAGGCATCCCACATCACTCCTGCCCACTTCACCCTCCTGTGTCCAGCTCTGCTGTACCAGATTGAGAGTGGCGTGTGTCTACGCCACCCAGAGACTCATGGGGCAGAGTCAGAAAGGAGTGTGACTTTCCTCAAAG CTCTGGGATGGAGCTCCTTGGCTCTGGTTGTGATCAGCCTGCCGTCTCTGCTGGCTCTGAGCCTGGTGCCCCTCCTGCCACCCGACCGCCTCCGTTCCTTCCTCTGCCCAATGACAGCCCTGGCTGTGGGGACGCTGTGTGGAGATGCCTTGCTGCATCTCCTGCCTCAC GCCAAGATTGGGCCACAGTCAAGCCACTCTGAAGAACAGGACTCTATTCTGAAGGGCCTTTGCGTGCTGGGAGGTTGCTACTTCCTTTTCATCTTCGAGAGCCTTCTAGGACTGAGGACCCATTACAAG AAGGctaagaggaagaggaaggagcaGAACACCAGTGTAGATCTGTATCCAGAGAGGGAGCTTACTGCTCTGCAGAGTGAGACACAACCCTCTGAGCACGGTCATGGTCACAGCCATTCACATGGCCCACCTTCCAAGGAACAAGCTGGGATAGGAAGCTTGGTGTGGATGGTGGTTATGGGAGACGGGATCCACAACCTTACTGACGGTCTGGCCATTGGTGCAGCTTTCTCTCAGAGTCTGGCTGGAGGTCTCAGCACCACTATAGCTGTGTTCTGTCATGAGCTTCCTCACGAGCTAG GTGACCTGGCAGTGCTGCTGGGAGCAGGGTGGCCTGTTCGCCGACTAGTTCTCTTCAGTGCTGTTTCAGCCCTGCTGGGCTTCGTGGGACTGCTGACTGGCTCTGTCCTGGGCCACCAGTCTGCTCAGATCTCCCCCTGGATCCTCACCCTCACTGCTGGGGTCTTCCTCTACGTGGCCCTTGCTGACATG TTACCTGAGATGCTTCATGGTGATCCTGGCCCAATGGGACCTTGGACTCGCTTCCTGCTACAGAACCTGGGCCTGTTGGCAGGGGGGGCCATCATGTTGTGTATCGCTCTGTTTGAGGACCGTATCGCCTTCAACCTGGGTGACGTCTGA